A single window of Senegalia massiliensis DNA harbors:
- the prdC gene encoding proline reductase-associated electron transfer protein PrdC, with the protein MNIEILLRQHAGAPCNPIVEEGQKLKKGQLIAKPNGLGANIHSSVYGKVIKITNQSIVIDADKNQPEEYVKIKMTDSKIEAIKEAGIVGAGGAGFPSHIKFNVDLEGGFVIANAAECEPDLKHNIKVIEENPELLIRGIKYAMEISNASKGYIAIKPKNKKALIAIANVCKNERNIEIKYLPDMYPAGDERVIIRELLGVELQPGKLPLAINAIVTNIETLKNVVHAIEDRKPVITKDITVGGRVKNAIDGKAILDVPIGMPVIHYINQYGGYIKPEGEIVIGGPFTGKSGKENSPITKVLGGILVATPFPEEKRNIGVIECECGAQLDRLSEIVEGMNGKIIASTKCNRMIEINGRYRCDLPGICPGQAEKVLYLKKQGVEAIITGSCEDUTNTIMKVAPRLGVRVYHSTDHVLRATGHKLYRRTTK; encoded by the coding sequence ATGAATATAGAAATACTATTAAGACAACATGCTGGAGCACCATGTAATCCGATAGTTGAAGAGGGTCAAAAATTAAAAAAAGGTCAATTAATAGCTAAACCTAACGGTTTAGGAGCAAATATACATTCCAGTGTATATGGTAAAGTTATAAAAATAACAAACCAAAGTATAGTAATAGATGCAGATAAAAACCAACCTGAAGAGTATGTGAAAATCAAAATGACAGATAGTAAGATTGAAGCAATTAAGGAAGCAGGTATTGTAGGTGCAGGAGGAGCAGGGTTCCCATCTCATATTAAATTCAATGTAGATTTAGAAGGGGGATTTGTTATTGCAAATGCTGCTGAATGTGAACCTGACTTGAAGCATAACATTAAGGTGATTGAAGAAAATCCTGAATTATTAATTAGAGGAATAAAATATGCAATGGAAATATCTAATGCATCTAAGGGATATATTGCAATTAAGCCTAAAAATAAAAAAGCACTTATTGCAATAGCAAACGTTTGCAAAAATGAAAGAAACATTGAAATAAAGTATTTACCTGATATGTATCCTGCAGGGGATGAGAGAGTTATAATAAGAGAATTATTAGGAGTAGAATTGCAGCCTGGAAAACTACCTTTAGCAATTAATGCAATAGTAACAAACATTGAAACATTAAAAAATGTTGTTCATGCTATAGAAGATAGAAAACCTGTTATAACTAAAGATATAACAGTAGGTGGTAGGGTTAAAAATGCTATAGATGGTAAAGCAATATTAGATGTACCTATAGGAATGCCAGTAATTCACTATATTAACCAATACGGTGGATACATTAAACCTGAAGGAGAAATAGTTATTGGTGGACCATTTACAGGTAAAAGTGGGAAAGAAAATTCACCTATAACTAAGGTTTTAGGTGGAATATTAGTGGCAACACCTTTCCCAGAAGAAAAAAGAAACATAGGAGTTATAGAATGTGAGTGTGGAGCTCAACTTGATAGACTTTCTGAAATAGTTGAAGGTATGAATGGTAAAATTATTGCTTCTACTAAATGTAATAGAATGATTGAAATAAATGGTAGATATAGATGTGATTTACCAGGAATATGCCCAGGACAAGCAGAAAAAGTATTATATTTAAAGAAACAAGGTGTAGAAGCTATAATTACTGGAAGCTGTGAGGACTGAACTAACACTATAATGAAAGTAGCTCCTAGGTTAGGGGTTCGAGTGTATCATAGCACAGATCATGTTTTGAGGGCAACAGGACATAAATTGTATAGAAGAACTACTAAGTAA
- a CDS encoding CBO2463/CBO2479 domain-containing protein has protein sequence MTNKLKYISTESYYEGIIVEVTDAAVIIDFKGRLGQLKVPRRMVISNDELEVGHQVGFMMTYPEVISKEIDETYTESAKRQMEARKKADKRNENK, from the coding sequence ATGACTAATAAATTGAAGTATATTTCTACAGAAAGTTATTATGAAGGAATAATAGTAGAAGTAACTGATGCAGCAGTAATAATTGATTTTAAGGGAAGACTTGGTCAATTAAAAGTTCCTAGAAGGATGGTTATTAGTAATGATGAACTTGAAGTAGGACATCAAGTTGGATTTATGATGACATATCCAGAGGTAATAAGTAAAGAAATTGATGAAACTTATACTGAAAGTGCTAAAAGACAAATGGAAGCTAGAAAAAAAGCTGATAAAAGAAATGAAAATAAATAA
- the prdR gene encoding sigma-54 dependent transcriptional regulator PrdR, with protein MLFDYNEILVKKVMNKDYIVLNIRNTVNEAIKLMLRNNIQDVFIEDLNHNVKGVITLSDVANIYDEINQEILLKKYIRTNMISVDKNKTLYQCRSIMIENSIGRLPVLEKGNLIGVIRQAEIRDYFYMDLERISKTLNHIVESIHEALCLIDTKGKVIIWNKNAAELYDIPQKDIVGKNIKDFFPDSINSKVLESKERITNVYHSPKKNYKVIINALPMYINGKFEGVLTTDRDVTEVTSLSKKLEKANSNLKFLEGEFKKLKNNYFDNIIGRSTKIIEKIKIAKQVSKSDISVLISGESGTGKELFAKNIHDYSERKGSFIPVNCSAIPNELFESEFFGYDEGAFTGANKKGKVGFFELANNGTLFLDEIAELPLYMQAKLLRVLQDNKFTRVGGTELINSKVRIISATNTNLAEMVDEGKFRKDLFYRLNVIEIKLPPLSERENDIVLLTYHFLNELAEKNNRDVPKISPEVLDIFKRYNWNGNIRELRNVVEHTLVLCTDNVINKDTLPSYILKFVKEKEHNFIKTESTFDLNKSISNLEKKIIIEALKNTKGNKAKAAKLLNIPRSTLHYKLDSYEIVNF; from the coding sequence ATGCTTTTTGATTATAATGAAATATTAGTTAAGAAAGTAATGAATAAAGATTATATTGTTTTAAATATTAGAAATACAGTAAATGAAGCGATAAAATTAATGCTAAGAAATAATATTCAAGATGTATTTATAGAAGATTTAAACCATAATGTTAAGGGGGTAATAACACTATCAGATGTGGCAAATATCTATGATGAAATAAATCAAGAAATACTCCTTAAAAAATATATTAGAACTAACATGATTAGTGTGGATAAAAATAAGACATTATACCAATGTAGAAGTATTATGATTGAAAATAGCATTGGTAGATTACCTGTATTAGAAAAAGGAAATTTAATAGGAGTAATAAGACAAGCGGAAATAAGAGACTACTTTTATATGGATTTAGAAAGAATAAGTAAAACATTGAATCATATAGTAGAAAGTATACATGAAGCATTATGTTTAATAGATACAAAAGGAAAAGTGATTATTTGGAATAAAAATGCAGCAGAGTTATATGATATACCCCAAAAAGATATAGTAGGTAAAAATATAAAAGATTTTTTTCCGGATTCTATAAATTCAAAAGTATTAGAAAGTAAAGAAAGAATAACTAATGTTTATCATTCACCTAAAAAAAATTATAAAGTAATTATAAATGCTTTACCTATGTATATAAATGGGAAATTTGAAGGAGTCTTAACTACAGACAGAGATGTTACTGAGGTTACTAGTTTATCAAAGAAGTTAGAAAAAGCTAATAGTAATTTAAAGTTTTTAGAAGGGGAATTTAAGAAATTAAAAAATAATTACTTTGATAATATAATCGGTAGAAGTACTAAGATAATAGAAAAAATTAAAATTGCAAAGCAAGTTTCAAAAAGTGATATATCTGTATTAATTAGTGGTGAAAGTGGTACTGGTAAAGAGTTATTTGCTAAAAACATACATGATTATAGTGAGAGGAAAGGATCATTTATACCTGTAAACTGTAGTGCGATACCTAATGAATTATTTGAATCGGAGTTTTTTGGATATGATGAAGGTGCATTTACTGGAGCTAATAAAAAGGGAAAAGTAGGATTTTTTGAACTGGCTAATAATGGAACTTTATTTTTAGATGAAATAGCAGAACTACCATTATATATGCAGGCAAAACTCTTAAGAGTACTTCAGGATAATAAATTTACTAGAGTTGGAGGTACTGAACTTATTAATTCTAAGGTGAGGATAATTTCTGCAACAAATACAAACTTAGCTGAAATGGTAGATGAAGGTAAGTTTAGAAAAGATCTTTTTTATAGATTAAATGTAATAGAAATTAAGTTACCTCCTTTAAGCGAAAGGGAAAATGATATTGTACTTTTAACTTATCATTTTTTAAATGAATTAGCTGAAAAAAATAATAGAGATGTTCCAAAAATATCTCCTGAAGTTTTAGACATTTTTAAAAGATATAATTGGAATGGAAATATTAGAGAATTAAGAAATGTAGTTGAACATACTTTAGTATTATGTACAGATAATGTAATAAATAAAGATACGTTACCATCATATATCTTAAAATTTGTAAAGGAAAAGGAACATAATTTTATAAAAACTGAAAGTACATTTGATTTAAATAAATCTATATCTAATTTAGAAAAAAAAATAATAATAGAAGCTTTGAAAAATACAAAGGGAAATAAGGCAAAGGCAGCAAAATTATTAAATATTCCAAGAAGTACATTGCACTATAAATTAGATAGCTATGAAATAGTCAATTTTTAG
- the prdD gene encoding proline reductase cluster protein PrdD, giving the protein MTEKIMRRLVIRSFHIQKVEFGERNSIKDNTLTINKSTLLELEQNEDLIEEIRIDIIHPGKYDKFVNSIMDIIPISTKVLGEIGEGVTHTLTGVYIMLTGIDTEGKQIAEFGSSEGILNEQMIFNKAGTPSKEDYIIHLDIILKGGIPFERKLPLTAHKVCDNFIQVFREILKVKNGRDADYSHEFHDKVKKGKKKVLIIKQIAGQGAMSDNNILSEEPNGLVGGKSIIDMENIPIILSPNEYRDGALRAMT; this is encoded by the coding sequence ATGACTGAAAAAATAATGAGAAGGTTAGTCATAAGAAGTTTTCACATTCAAAAAGTAGAATTTGGAGAAAGAAATTCGATAAAAGATAACACATTAACTATAAATAAATCTACATTGTTAGAGTTGGAACAAAATGAAGATTTAATTGAAGAAATTAGAATCGATATAATACATCCTGGTAAATATGACAAATTTGTAAATAGTATAATGGACATTATCCCTATTTCTACAAAGGTGTTAGGTGAGATTGGTGAAGGTGTAACACATACTTTAACAGGAGTTTATATAATGCTTACAGGAATAGATACAGAAGGAAAACAAATAGCTGAATTTGGGTCATCTGAAGGAATACTAAATGAACAAATGATATTTAATAAAGCAGGGACTCCATCTAAAGAGGATTATATAATTCACTTGGATATTATATTAAAAGGTGGTATACCATTTGAAAGAAAGCTTCCATTGACAGCTCATAAAGTTTGTGATAATTTCATTCAAGTTTTTAGAGAAATATTAAAAGTGAAAAATGGAAGAGACGCAGATTATTCACATGAATTTCACGATAAAGTAAAAAAAGGAAAGAAAAAAGTGTTAATAATAAAACAAATTGCTGGGCAAGGTGCTATGAGCGATAATAATATTTTATCAGAAGAACCAAATGGTCTTGTAGGTGGGAAATCTATTATAGATATGGAAAATATACCAATAATATTATCCCCAAATGAGTACAGAGACGGTGCTCTGAGGGCAATGACTTAA
- a CDS encoding glycine/sarcosine/betaine reductase component B subunit codes for MGIGPSTKETTLHHFRDPLLDVVSKDEDIDLLGIMMVGTPQDNKSKYFVGKRAAQWIEAMRADGAIISVDAWGNSHVDYANTIEEIGKRDIPVVGLSFIGTQAKFVVSNKYMDTIVDFNKSKQGIETEVVGENNANYFDSKKALAFLKLKMKKKEGAK; via the coding sequence ATGGGAATAGGTCCTTCTACTAAGGAAACCACATTACATCATTTTAGGGATCCTTTATTAGATGTAGTATCAAAGGATGAAGATATAGATTTATTAGGGATAATGATGGTAGGAACACCACAAGATAATAAAAGTAAATATTTTGTAGGAAAAAGAGCAGCACAATGGATCGAAGCAATGAGAGCAGATGGAGCTATAATATCTGTAGATGCTTGGGGTAATTCCCATGTAGATTATGCAAATACCATAGAAGAAATAGGAAAAAGAGATATTCCTGTGGTAGGTCTAAGTTTCATAGGGACTCAAGCTAAATTTGTCGTATCAAATAAATATATGGATACAATTGTAGATTTTAATAAATCGAAACAAGGTATAGAAACGGAAGTAGTAGGCGAGAATAATGCAAATTATTTTGACTCAAAAAAAGCTTTAGCTTTTCTAAAATTAAAGATGAAAAAGAAAGAAGGGGCGAAATAA
- the prdB gene encoding D-proline reductase (dithiol) protein PrdB, translating into MDLTVVKGLQSEIFVPITPPVVWTPVEKPLSEMTVALVTAAGVHLKSDKRFNLAGDTSFRIIPGDADSKDLMVSHGGYDNGDVNKDINCMFPIDRMKELKEEGYIKDFSPVNFGFMGGGGDVTVFTEKTGPEIAQKLKDAEVDSVLLTAGUGTCHRSAVIVQRAIEEAGIPTIIIAALPPVVRQNGAPRVVAPLVPMGANAGEPNNPDMQINIVRDSLAQLKEIQTPGRIVKLPYEYIAEV; encoded by the coding sequence ATGGATTTAACGGTTGTAAAAGGATTGCAATCAGAAATATTTGTACCTATTACACCTCCAGTGGTATGGACTCCAGTAGAAAAACCACTAAGTGAAATGACAGTTGCTTTAGTTACAGCAGCAGGTGTACATTTGAAATCTGATAAAAGATTTAATTTAGCTGGAGACACTTCATTTAGAATTATACCAGGAGATGCAGATAGTAAAGATTTAATGGTATCCCATGGTGGATATGATAATGGAGATGTTAATAAGGATATTAACTGTATGTTCCCTATAGATAGAATGAAAGAATTAAAAGAAGAAGGATATATTAAGGACTTTTCACCTGTAAACTTTGGTTTCATGGGTGGAGGGGGAGATGTTACTGTCTTCACAGAAAAAACAGGACCTGAAATAGCTCAAAAATTAAAAGATGCTGAAGTAGATTCTGTTTTACTAACAGCTGGCTGAGGTACTTGCCACCGCTCTGCCGTGATTGTGCAGAGAGCGATTGAGGAAGCTGGAATACCAACAATAATAATTGCAGCACTTCCTCCAGTAGTACGTCAAAATGGTGCACCTAGAGTTGTTGCTCCACTCGTACCAATGGGAGCGAACGCTGGAGAGCCAAATAATCCAGATATGCAAATAAATATAGTGAGAGATTCTTTAGCTCAACTAAAAGAAATACAAACTCCTGGAAGAATAGTAAAACTTCCTTATGAATATATAGCAGAAGTATAA
- the prdA gene encoding D-proline reductase (dithiol) proprotein PrdA has product MSITKETAQEHANDLAITCCRFEAGTIIEPSNLEDPSLIPDLEDSGLLEIPDNSLKIGEVLGTKLKETVDALTPLTKDLLDGVISMDEKEEIEEEEVKKLENKVMKSIEPVKEVNPVKQFSGGTVKIHIGEGRDINFEIPLSIAGNLTEGTNQVSNSNITTSKVEKREEQEEEEEKGEKILRKLVRKHFKIEKIDLGRETKIDGTTLYIREGVLKDALDSEELVIDIKLEIITPDRYGEYSETIMDIQPIATKEEGEIGEGVTRILDGVVVVVTGTDEDGVQIGEFGSSEGALDRNIMWGRPGSPEKGEIFIKTEATIKSGRGMERPGPMAAHRATDVITQEIREALKNANESLVVDREEFVQKRKSGRKKVVIIKEIMGQGAMHDNYIMPTEPVGTIGAKANVDLGNVPVVTSPLQVLDGCIHALTCIGPASKETSRHYFREPLVLEAMNDDEIDLAGVIFVGSPQANSEKFYVSKFLGMTIEAMDLDGAIITTEGFGNNHVDFASHIEQVGMRGVPVVGVTYSAVQGQLVVGNEYMNAMIDNNKSSQGIENEILSNNCLAPEDAIRAVAMLKAKIAGEEIKDAERKWNANVKLNNVELIEEQTGRKIELEDNEQSLPKSKKRQEIYEVEND; this is encoded by the coding sequence ATGTCAATTACTAAAGAGACTGCACAAGAACATGCCAATGATTTAGCAATAACTTGTTGCAGATTTGAAGCTGGAACTATAATTGAACCTTCCAATTTAGAAGATCCTAGTTTAATTCCAGATTTAGAAGATTCAGGTTTATTAGAAATTCCAGATAATAGTTTAAAAATTGGAGAAGTTTTAGGTACTAAATTAAAAGAAACTGTTGATGCTTTAACTCCATTAACAAAAGATTTATTAGATGGAGTTATTTCAATGGATGAAAAAGAAGAAATTGAGGAAGAAGAAGTTAAGAAACTAGAAAACAAAGTAATGAAATCAATTGAACCTGTTAAGGAAGTAAATCCTGTGAAACAATTCTCTGGAGGAACTGTAAAAATTCACATAGGTGAAGGTAGAGATATAAACTTTGAAATTCCTTTATCAATAGCAGGGAACTTAACAGAAGGAACAAATCAAGTATCTAATTCTAATATTACTACTTCTAAAGTGGAAAAAAGAGAAGAACAGGAAGAAGAGGAAGAAAAAGGCGAAAAAATCCTAAGAAAACTTGTAAGGAAGCATTTTAAAATAGAAAAAATTGATTTAGGAAGAGAAACAAAAATCGATGGAACTACGCTCTATATAAGAGAAGGTGTATTAAAGGATGCTTTAGATAGTGAGGAATTAGTTATAGATATAAAATTAGAAATTATAACTCCAGATAGGTATGGTGAATATAGTGAAACTATAATGGATATCCAACCAATAGCTACTAAGGAGGAAGGAGAAATTGGAGAAGGTGTTACTAGGATATTAGATGGAGTTGTAGTTGTGGTAACTGGTACTGATGAAGATGGAGTACAAATTGGAGAATTTGGTTCATCAGAAGGTGCTTTAGATAGAAATATTATGTGGGGAAGACCAGGATCTCCTGAAAAAGGCGAAATATTCATAAAAACTGAAGCTACAATAAAATCAGGAAGAGGTATGGAAAGACCAGGACCTATGGCTGCTCACCGTGCTACTGACGTTATAACTCAAGAAATAAGAGAAGCATTAAAAAACGCTAATGAAAGTTTAGTAGTAGATAGGGAAGAATTTGTTCAAAAGCGTAAATCTGGAAGAAAGAAAGTAGTTATTATTAAAGAAATAATGGGACAAGGTGCTATGCATGATAATTACATTATGCCTACTGAGCCCGTTGGAACAATAGGTGCTAAAGCAAATGTTGACCTTGGAAATGTTCCAGTAGTTACTTCACCTCTTCAAGTATTAGATGGATGTATTCACGCTTTAACTTGTATAGGACCAGCATCTAAGGAAACTTCAAGACATTACTTCAGAGAGCCCTTAGTACTTGAAGCAATGAATGATGATGAAATTGATTTAGCTGGAGTAATATTTGTAGGATCTCCTCAAGCTAACTCAGAAAAATTCTATGTATCTAAATTTTTAGGTATGACTATAGAAGCAATGGATTTAGATGGAGCCATTATAACTACAGAAGGATTTGGAAATAACCATGTTGATTTTGCAAGTCATATTGAACAAGTTGGTATGAGGGGAGTACCAGTAGTTGGTGTAACTTACTCAGCAGTACAAGGACAACTTGTTGTAGGGAATGAATATATGAATGCTATGATTGATAACAACAAATCAAGTCAAGGTATAGAAAATGAAATTCTTTCTAATAACTGTCTCGCTCCTGAAGATGCTATAAGAGCTGTAGCAATGCTTAAGGCTAAAATAGCTGGAGAAGAAATTAAGGATGCTGAAAGAAAATGGAATGCTAATGTAAAATTAAACAATGTAGAATTAATAGAAGAACAAACAGGAAGAAAGATTGAATTAGAAGATAATGAACAATCTCTTCCAAAGAGTAAAAAAAGACAAGAAATTTACGAGGTAGAAAATGACTAA
- a CDS encoding peptide MFS transporter, producing the protein MENVKQKRPLGFYVCSLAFTFERFAFYSAKWLLAVFVVASLADGGLGLTPADGAKMSANLVAFTYLAPLFGSVISDRFIGARYLVPIGMILMGSGYLVGANATSALMVNMMIVMVSIGTGLFKPQTNAITGRLFKDKDQLDGAFSTQYSFVNFGSFIGTTIIGLITKAQGYSFSFTVCGIIMFIGAMGFIFGWRFLGEAGKKPFKVNEHEEEKVQETLEKNEEKKPLTTIEKKRVAAIVLVSFFSVIFWVFWYLAYMPVYYYWGGEAGLADWTIGNFVVPTSWFDSLNAFMCISLGPLLGGLWVRLAKRPQGDFSMFKKTSLGMITLGISYVIFAGADIARGSGLANLGWIIAFGIVLSLGEMLFSPLGNSFISKFSPPRLLSAMMAVWTLAVFFAGKSYGWLYEFTLKFKFVNAYLTIAAIAILSGIILWAIDGKLKELVVEDEKEEYNVNTAVENPPNDFSV; encoded by the coding sequence ATGGAAAACGTTAAACAAAAAAGACCGTTAGGCTTTTACGTATGCTCACTTGCTTTCACATTTGAAAGATTTGCATTCTATTCAGCAAAATGGTTATTAGCAGTATTCGTTGTTGCTAGTCTTGCAGATGGAGGACTAGGACTTACACCTGCAGATGGGGCTAAAATGTCAGCTAATTTAGTAGCATTTACTTATCTTGCACCGCTTTTCGGTTCTGTTATATCAGATAGGTTTATAGGAGCAAGATACTTAGTACCTATCGGTATGATTTTAATGGGATCAGGCTACTTAGTAGGAGCTAATGCTACAAGTGCACTTATGGTTAATATGATGATTGTTATGGTATCTATTGGGACTGGGTTATTTAAGCCACAAACAAATGCTATTACAGGTAGACTTTTTAAGGATAAGGATCAATTGGATGGTGCATTTTCTACTCAGTACTCATTTGTTAATTTTGGTTCATTTATTGGTACTACAATTATTGGTTTAATTACTAAAGCTCAAGGATATTCATTCAGTTTTACAGTTTGTGGAATTATTATGTTTATTGGAGCTATGGGTTTTATTTTTGGATGGAGATTCTTGGGAGAAGCAGGTAAAAAACCATTTAAGGTTAATGAACATGAAGAAGAGAAAGTTCAAGAAACTCTAGAAAAAAATGAAGAAAAAAAGCCTCTTACAACTATTGAAAAGAAAAGAGTTGCAGCTATTGTATTAGTATCTTTCTTCTCGGTTATATTTTGGGTATTTTGGTATTTAGCATATATGCCAGTATATTATTACTGGGGGGGAGAAGCTGGTCTTGCAGATTGGACAATAGGTAACTTTGTCGTACCAACATCTTGGTTTGACTCATTAAATGCATTTATGTGTATTTCATTAGGTCCACTTCTTGGTGGCTTATGGGTTAGATTAGCTAAACGACCTCAAGGTGACTTTAGTATGTTTAAAAAAACATCCTTAGGAATGATAACATTAGGTATATCTTATGTAATATTTGCAGGAGCAGATATTGCAAGAGGTAGTGGTCTTGCTAATTTAGGTTGGATTATTGCTTTTGGTATAGTTTTATCTTTGGGTGAAATGTTATTCTCACCTCTTGGGAACTCATTTATTAGTAAATTCTCACCACCTAGATTATTATCGGCTATGATGGCTGTTTGGACATTAGCTGTATTTTTTGCAGGTAAATCTTATGGTTGGTTATATGAATTTACATTAAAATTTAAATTTGTAAATGCATATCTTACGATAGCAGCTATTGCAATATTGTCAGGGATAATCCTTTGGGCTATAGATGGTAAACTAAAAGAATTAGTAGTTGAAGATGAAAAAGAAGAATATAATGTGAATACCGCTGTAGAAAATCCACCTAATGATTTTAGCGTTTAA